A stretch of Novipirellula artificiosorum DNA encodes these proteins:
- a CDS encoding LptF/LptG family permease produces MTTTIQRKIAKDVLVVFMVALFVLTAMVMMIGVAREALSQGLGLVGVMRLLPYALPNALSLSVPGTALLSVCTVYGRMSADREFVALQSVGISPLPAMTPAIALTTLLSLGTVGLINLAFTWGYWGVEHVVMSSVERIAYGVLERDHRFQHGDLSMSVRDVEGEDLIEPVISIHKPNGELVSINARVAKMRYTDEDQSLTLQITEGQATFSDKASFVFPDTLVQKIPLGRSLGMDLLTAHPSHMPMRELPAASIAQTEDVSRRVGEIVAHTGFSLINAQPNELIEQAALDREEALRQSRRRVHRLGTEMHRRWASGFTCLALAMVGVPLAIRMKTTDTMTTFGIVFLPTLLVYYPIFALTLDMAKDGRLAAQGVWIANLVFVLMSLLMMRRIIYRPM; encoded by the coding sequence ATGACAACGACCATCCAACGAAAGATCGCCAAGGATGTTTTGGTCGTCTTCATGGTCGCCCTTTTTGTCTTGACCGCGATGGTCATGATGATCGGCGTTGCACGCGAAGCGCTAAGCCAGGGACTAGGCCTTGTGGGCGTGATGCGTTTGCTTCCCTATGCGCTCCCCAACGCCTTGTCACTATCCGTTCCAGGTACGGCTTTGCTGAGTGTTTGCACGGTCTATGGACGGATGTCGGCTGACCGTGAGTTTGTTGCATTGCAATCGGTCGGCATCAGCCCGCTGCCGGCGATGACGCCGGCGATTGCACTCACAACGCTACTCAGTCTTGGAACCGTGGGACTGATCAACTTGGCATTCACTTGGGGATATTGGGGCGTTGAGCATGTGGTGATGTCCTCCGTGGAGAGAATTGCCTATGGAGTTCTCGAGCGAGACCATCGATTCCAACACGGTGATTTGTCGATGAGCGTTCGTGATGTTGAGGGGGAGGATTTGATTGAGCCTGTCATCAGTATTCACAAACCGAACGGCGAATTGGTTTCGATCAATGCGCGAGTCGCCAAGATGCGGTACACCGACGAGGATCAGTCACTGACGCTACAAATCACCGAGGGTCAAGCAACCTTTTCCGATAAGGCGTCATTTGTTTTCCCCGATACGCTTGTACAAAAAATCCCATTGGGCCGGTCACTCGGAATGGATCTGCTGACGGCGCATCCGTCGCACATGCCGATGCGAGAATTGCCAGCGGCTTCGATCGCTCAGACGGAAGATGTTTCTCGGCGTGTGGGCGAGATCGTGGCACACACGGGATTCAGTTTAATCAACGCTCAACCAAACGAACTGATTGAGCAAGCGGCGCTCGATCGTGAAGAGGCACTTCGGCAGAGTCGCCGACGCGTGCACCGGCTCGGTACCGAGATGCACCGGCGATGGGCCAGCGGGTTTACGTGTTTGGCGCTTGCGATGGTTGGCGTCCCGTTAGCGATTCGTATGAAGACGACCGATACAATGACGACGTTTGGAATCGTTTTCCTGCCAACGCTACTGGTGTACTACCCGATCTTTGCCTTGACGTTGGATATGGCGAAGGATGGGCGCTTGGCGGCTCAGGGTGTTTGGATTGCAAACCTTGTCTTTGTTTTGATGAGTTTGCTGATGATGCGCCGGATCATTTACAGGCCGATGTAG
- a CDS encoding phospholipid carrier-dependent glycosyltransferase, whose translation MRQLKNRLRNWWNASAFPVSDHGQLPGSQIWTTRQNVLALGCLLIASMVVLLPNLSYPLIDPDETRYAQIALEMIESRDWVTPMLDGRAYLDKPPMMYWMTAISFNVLGHNESAARLPSVLSALATIMMLFVLGRRFVGSRAAFLGAVSLLLCGGFLLAGRFLILDSMLTLFTTISLLTGYIAVREQKHRWVWWMISGVACALGVLTKGPVALVLCAPPLAVNGWLRKDQTRTRRLHWIAFVLPMTLVCVPWYIAIWKFNPEFGDYFFLEHNFKRFTEGSNHRQPFWFYLPILFVAMFPTSLLLPSLAVFLASRSERKRNARSKDLGFLFCGSVWVLAFFSIASCKLPTYILPAIPLVALMMGAMLDHTVFKPDLPSRITSYLKPFPQRASMVMFVMSMTIAAVDVWLTGSLQFTVAMAMMVSVTLAMITVANWNHQIAFEMPGWAFLSLVGITLLSFAGERLMPTIAAYRSIHTKVAIAAEQHPGATIVYFGENPHALELVMPTSNVFYFCREQREAFVAFLSHYPEVLLVTDDEEIESTRQAVATTHQLVQTRLDKHLYVASRQHPTRDL comes from the coding sequence ATGAGACAATTGAAGAATCGATTGCGAAACTGGTGGAATGCTAGCGCGTTTCCAGTTTCGGATCATGGGCAACTCCCCGGTTCGCAAATCTGGACAACACGTCAGAACGTGCTTGCACTGGGCTGTTTGCTGATTGCATCCATGGTCGTTTTGTTGCCAAACCTGTCCTATCCGTTGATTGATCCGGATGAGACACGTTACGCACAAATTGCACTCGAGATGATTGAGTCGAGAGACTGGGTCACTCCAATGCTCGACGGCCGGGCCTATCTCGACAAGCCTCCGATGATGTATTGGATGACAGCCATCAGTTTCAATGTGCTGGGGCACAACGAAAGCGCCGCACGCCTCCCGTCGGTGCTATCCGCCTTGGCGACGATCATGATGCTGTTCGTCTTGGGGCGTCGGTTCGTCGGCAGCCGAGCTGCGTTCTTGGGTGCCGTGTCGCTATTACTTTGCGGGGGCTTTCTACTGGCGGGACGCTTTTTGATCCTCGATTCGATGTTGACGTTGTTTACGACCATCAGCTTGTTGACGGGATACATCGCTGTTCGAGAGCAAAAACACCGCTGGGTTTGGTGGATGATTTCAGGGGTTGCCTGCGCGCTAGGCGTGTTAACCAAAGGGCCTGTGGCGCTGGTGTTGTGCGCTCCACCATTAGCGGTCAATGGTTGGTTGCGAAAAGATCAGACTCGCACACGTCGTTTGCACTGGATCGCCTTCGTCTTACCCATGACCCTTGTCTGCGTTCCCTGGTACATCGCGATATGGAAATTCAACCCTGAATTCGGTGACTATTTCTTCTTGGAACACAATTTCAAGCGGTTTACAGAAGGTTCGAACCATCGACAGCCGTTTTGGTTCTATTTGCCGATCCTCTTTGTTGCGATGTTTCCAACCTCGTTATTGCTGCCGTCGCTGGCCGTCTTTCTCGCCAGCCGATCCGAAAGGAAACGTAACGCCCGGTCGAAGGATCTTGGCTTCTTGTTTTGTGGTTCGGTTTGGGTTCTTGCTTTCTTTTCGATTGCCAGTTGCAAGCTGCCAACCTATATCCTCCCTGCGATTCCGCTCGTTGCCTTGATGATGGGTGCGATGTTGGACCATACGGTTTTCAAGCCTGATCTTCCAAGTCGGATCACATCTTACTTGAAGCCCTTTCCACAACGTGCATCGATGGTCATGTTCGTGATGAGCATGACCATCGCGGCAGTGGACGTTTGGCTCACTGGATCGCTGCAGTTCACGGTTGCCATGGCGATGATGGTCAGTGTCACGCTGGCGATGATCACCGTAGCAAACTGGAATCACCAAATTGCGTTCGAGATGCCCGGCTGGGCATTTTTATCGCTCGTTGGGATCACGCTTTTGAGCTTCGCTGGGGAGCGCTTGATGCCGACGATTGCTGCTTACCGGTCCATCCACACGAAAGTTGCGATCGCCGCAGAGCAGCATCCGGGAGCGACGATTGTGTACTTTGGTGAAAACCCGCATGCGTTGGAACTCGTGATGCCGACGAGCAACGTGTTCTACTTTTGCCGAGAACAACGCGAGGCGTTTGTGGCATTCTTGTCGCATTATCCTGAGGTTTTGTTGGTGACCGATGATGAAGAGATCGAATCGACTCGGCAAGCGGTCGCAACGACACATCAACTCGTGCAGACCCGTCTGGACAAACACTTGTACGTCGCATCTCGTCAGCATCCGACCCGCGACTTGTAG